The genomic stretch GCATAAAATGATTTTATTCTTATCATGTCAAGAAAATTATAGGATTGAAATAATGTACTATGTCGAAGCGTGAAAATATACATAGATAGACTAGCTAGGCACCACAATATAAATTTTGTCTACATCAAAGGGTGCATATCACCTTGGTTTCACAACCCTATAAAAATTTTAACATCCTACAACCTACGATTTAATTTCATCATTGTAATCCTAATTACCTCATCTTATTAATTACTATTCCCCAATTTGTATCCTCGACTTTATTTATTAATTCTTCCCGTACTTATAACCTTGGATTCGAGTTCGGCACAACCTTTAAACTTCTATTCCTTTATCAATCTAAAAAAACCAggaaacaagaaaaataaagaTACCAATTCGTATTAaagtaatagtactactatatttttctGTATTACTCTCCTCATTCTATTAACAACGTTCTTTTCAATCAATTCTAATAAAGATGTcatgttttcatttttgaaaataattaataagtatggagtattcaactattttttttcaactatttttatctttttattaatataattaactatttttttctcactAGTTAATATACTAACAATAATATCTTCTAAAATTTCGTCCTATCGCACCTCCCATAAAATGTGCTACCAAATAAGTATGTCATCTTCTAGGATAAAGAGTACTACTTTTTTACACTCTCACACAAACTCATCATGTGTATGTAAAGAATTTATACACAAAGTTTTTCTTACTTAATTATGATTAATAATGACACTACATTTATCCATATTGTTAATGGCTATGGTGACTCGGATTTCTAACTTATTTTTTTGAAGCGAAAATCTTTTTACCAACTAAATTGCATTTTGTCATTACACACTATATACAGgtaaatttgaataaatagtATTTCCTCCATTCCAAgttagttgagtcgtattcttttttgggttgttacaaggtagttgagtcatttctttttttttggacaAAAACTTTATCCTCTCGCATACTTTACACTCTCTTTATTTCTCTTACGTTATTCCAtctcctactttactctcttcactttaacctttaatacaccaattttttaaatcatgtgatgcctcaactaccttgggacgaaggaagtatataACTAGACTACTTGTTAACATTCCAAATCTAAGGCAAGACAATCACCTAAAGCCCTGTCTTCACTTTTTAAGGGGCCAAATTTAAAGCCatgatatgtatttttatttatttttaattagaaGAAGTAACACAACCATTTGAGAAGTGAGATCAAGAATCATTTCagactaaaaaaagaaaataatgccTACAACAGTTCCAGATTACATGTTCAGATGCACTGATACTCGACAAACATGCATGCTCATGGCGACACGTGTTATGTGAAACAGTGACATTTCATTTATACTGTAACAACACCTCTTAGTAATAAAAAGTGGGAAAGGAGCAAAAAAACATCATCGGCAAAATGTTTTGTTAACACCAAGATTAGTGAAGAATAGCAGTTGCCACATGCTATTTATAACTAAACACCTTTTTCTATCCACATCGTTAGTGGAGTAAGAAACCTATAGCAATTTGTATCAACGGGATGGGTCCAAAATGATACTCATAATGCAAAATGCAATAACCCcacctatatatacatatatatgataCCTCATTATTGCACCAATTTGGCAAAAAAGTTCTTGTATTATAATATTCGTATAAAAAACATAttctattattaattttatactgaCTTTACTAGGGTTCAAAAGTGGGAGCAAAGTTATTAGTGATTTACGTAAGGGTTTGCACAAAATGATCTTATCCTCTTAATTGCTTTTAATATGAGGAGAAATAGGGTGGGCTATGTGAAGATGTGCTAAAAGTATTCAATTGAGCACGTATCATCGCTACAATTGTTGTTTTGCTTGTATCTGTATtcgctttatttttattttgttgtcgACAAACTTTGTTTCTTGCGTATTATTGTTGTTCTGTTTTagcatttaaaatattaattagttTGTTGCCTAATCTGACAACTCTTTTTGGTATAAAATTTGCTTTTCGATTTGGATCTGCTGATCTCAatataaattgaaattaaatcttaatattttattaccACCTTGTAGTTTAGTATATATGTGTAGTGTTGTATTATACATATTGCGATGCCACTAATAGAAGATAAAGACAGAATGGAAAAGAAAACAGATTCCATGCGTCAATTTCGGTGTATATATAAAGGTCGAAGGGTGAATGCTAATCGATTATATTCTTGATTAGTATTTATACAGAAATTCGAGTGCACTTTTTCTGCTGCAaggaaaaattgataaagttaATTCAACATCACAACGTCAGTACTATAAGAAATGGAGCAAATATGAATCTTGTCTTGATATGTGAGATCTATAAAACTCATCTTAACATAAATCGGCAATTATTTGTTTCTAATGCAATTGTGACTGAACCGATACAATAGTAGTAGTTAATTAAGCTAGGTCTCGAACAAACTTGATTTGGCATGTAGATAAAATATCACATGGCCAAGCGAATACTCGCACCAAACATGAATAATGAATTATAGGAAACTCATGCATGCCTTTcttacttcttttttttttctaacatgtaattagaaaaagaaatgatttaaaaataatactccctacgGTTTGTAAGACTCTGATCAGCACAATATATGACACGTCTTCTTTAGCAAAGTTGActcatattttaagaaatattttagaAGTTTTATAAAAGTAAGAAATCAGCCATAGGCCTGCGTTATATGAAAATGGGATTTTGCCGCCCCAACATAGCTATATAGCTTCAAGGCTTTCGACTTTCAAGTCAAAATCGAAACATGTCGACTGATATTTCTTATCAAATTCAACTTTTGATATTCAGCCGTGTTGTGGCCTGTTACGATCATTTTTATTCTCTCATTTGGattaacaaattttattttccgTCTAGATTACAACACCAAAAGGTTACTAAAAGAAGCTTGCGCACAATTTGGCATAGCCATAAAGACATTTAAATCAatcaagaaattttattttttctgaaTTGTCCCATGCAAGTATGTATCTTTattgatgaaaaaaatatgtataCCAAAAAATGACCTTTTGTACACGAATaagacaattgagaaaaatagaaactttgtGATTTACAATAATATTTTGTTCCAAATCTTATGGGAATGACTTGAATTTAACCAAACTCCATGATTTAAATAGTTATTATTCCATTCAAACTCTGATAagttactaataaaataaaagcttATAAAGAATTAGAGATAAGTTAAACAAATAACACACATAATACAGGATTGGTATTTCGTACTAGTACTATGATACACACCATGAGATGGAAGCAAATAGAACGAATATGTAACTATTAATTTACCTAaataatatattgatatatAGTAATGTTAGAATACTCTAGTCCTAGACACAGGAAACTACCATATACTAATATACACGAGTGATATATATGGTGAATGACTGACACCATAGGCCATAGCATGATATGTTAGTATTATTTGTTCAAAACTTTCTTTCTCCGCAAAATtaggagggagagagagagagagggtagAAATAAAATAAGGCAAAGGGCAGCTACGAGTTGAGACAAAAACTGATTGGGATGAAGGCATGATTGTTGTAAAGAAATGAAATGCTTTGAATACCTGAAAGAAAAACTTTAGCTTAGGTCACTTGAGTGGGGTGCACAAATGCCTTGCTTTGCATATGATATCATGGACTAGAGAGCACCTGAACAAACGCCTCTGGCCCTATCAAATAACCACAAAGATCTCCTCATTTCTCTACTCCTAAATTTCCATGTCCAATCACCATCATATAGTACTACAATTCTCCGCCATTTTTATACGTATTTCATTCTTTTATACTACTACATCGATCCATTCTCTAATCTCTACTTGATTTTTATGTGACAAAAAGCAGCGACGTGTGGTCGACACATGTGGTTAAAGTGGGGTGGAGCCATGCACTTGTGGGGTGGGAGTTGGTGTGCCCAACACCCCCACGCGGGCTTGTAACCTAGGGCCCAGACGGGGAAGATCATCGTGCACCTGCACTTTCCTAAACTCTATTCAcatttagaaataaaaatatgtgtatttgACTCTAAAAAGGGACAAGTCAGGTGTTACATCCAGCACCCCTCGGTGGAATACCCCGACCGTTGGTTTAGGGCACTGTCCCTAATTTAACTCTTCCAAACCCTCTTACAGCTaatgtttttctgtttttttctcAAAGTGAGATGAAAAGAGTGCTAGCATTGAGGTTACACAGGTAAAAATGATGGGATACAAGCATATTTTTTGAAAGATAGATAAGATATGCTGACGGGGTATTGTGCCTCAAGTGGGTAATCGGTATTTAATCATTTCTTTCACATCAGCCAAccccatctttttcttttccctcCCTTTATTATTAGTaacctctccctctctctagaGTGTGTGTGAGAAAGATAGGAACAAGAAAAGGATATCTTacgtctccaaatctttaattttttattggcAAATGTGTTTGACTAAGTTACCAGAAATTCTCTATGGAAATCCTGATATATAACTAGAAATGGAATTACTTATAGTGGCGTCCTCACTATTAAATTCACCTCACTTTTATCATATTATTTGGGTTTGGAGTATTTACCTGCATCAAAAGGAACTTGTTCAGTGTTGGACCATTTTCCAACTACTGTTTGCTCATATAAGCTGCTTGACATTCCTCAAcctacaaaacaaaacaaaaccgaTACATAATCAAGTGGCGTAAACCATGTACTCTGTTAGATTATTTACTGGGTATGCAGTTTAATTCTACTCAAATTCTCAACGGTTCGAATAAAACCATTGTTAGGACACCTAAAGCTGGACTAAGGCGATGAACATAAAACAAATGAAATGACAGGCATCCTATTGGAGTCTATACATTAGTCCACCAAGAAACCACACTTTGTCACTTggtcaaaaaaataaaaaccttgGCAAAGATTGACGAAATTGTGGAGGAGATTCCTTTAATGTTTAGAGGCATCCCAAAAGCAGCATTATCTCTTCGTCCAATATAAATCTATAGACTTACGCAGACCAAATCTATGAAAACACGCCTTGTTCTAAAAAAGAGATGTAAATATTTTAGTGTATATACTTATGTACAATAAAACAAGCAGCAAACTGAAAAAAAAGGTGATCAAGAAGAAATTAACTAGGATCAAATATACAAGGTAGCAAAATGGACATCTTGGTTATGGTAATTCTGGTGGACTGTCTATCGAGGAAAATGGCAATTCAAAAAGATATCAAACATAAGTACAGTATAGTATAGTACAGTACACAAAAAAATGGTGGGGCTGATGTACGTATTCAACTACATTAATCATCTTCGGCCTCTTTATGGCCAATATGGGGAAATGACTCTcattgaaaatgaaatgaaatatgggaagaggaaacaaataaaacagGGGAGCAATAGAGACAAGAAATGAAAGAGGAGTCAAATTTCATCTAATGGGATTGTTGACTACTGAGGCCACTCAACCCAATATCAAGAAAGCAATTAACTCTATAAGAATTCTTCTACTTGAGGCATtacacattttctttttctagtgGAAGAATACATTTTAAAGTACATCCATACATTAATCACCCACCCATTGTCCCGTCCCACCACACACCGTATATGATTTTCCAAACTGCATAAAAAGTATTGGTTATGTGGTTAAAATTGAACCTCATATCCTGTAAAAGTTATCTCGGTCAGGGAGATTCACAAATCAGCACTAACTTGCTTAAACAAATGGAACTTACTCCATGAACACTGAACACTTGCAGAATAAGATTAGACTCAGTGAGAAGTTCATCATGGCTACAAAAACATTAATTAATGGACTTCCCACATTATCTAGGTAAAACATTAATCTTCTTGACTAATCATCAACTTGCAAACATCGGCCTAATGTTTAAACAATATATGGAAACATTTAAGCTGGCAGAATAGTGAAAACACTAAAACTTTTCAAATGAGGATTCCACAAGTTTGACTTGAGAATACATAAAGACACCTCAAGTTCTTTATCGCCTGGTCTTATTTAGTGAAACAGATAATGTCAACAAACTCATATTTCTCATATACATACACAGTTGTTCGGTAGTAATACAACATAGTGTAAAAGTTTGCACCATAGCTGTTCAAGCCACATTGGTAAATGGACCGTTCTGTTCACTAATTCAACTAGAATAGCGAAAGAAGTTCTACGCTAAACTTAAATGGATTAAAGATTCAGTACAATCTAGCCAATAGATATTCACATTATTTGTGCTTATACAGCCTTATAGTTAGCCAATATCATAGTTCTTcttcaaaatacacatattgtGCAAATAAATGCATAAGAATAACTAGCCATGCACTACATACTTATCCAGTTTTAAACCTCACCAATAATAGATGAAATGGAGTTTTCACAGATGGCACTCACTCAAAATAAGAAGCATAATATCATGTAGTCAATTTTTGCGTCTAAAACATTCATTTCTACCAGAGTACACTGCTTATGCTTCCTGCAATGCCTCAGGAAAGGATTTTCGTCTGATATTGAAATTTGATCAATGtaaagagtatatcgtatcttaatttattaaatatagttCCAGAAAAGTGGTTGCTGAGTCACTAATTTCTTTTATGCAAGTTTTCCACTTTTGGAAAAGGGATTGCTGCCCCAGTCTCCTCCTATTCATTCGTGTCCTTGAACATTGCTGGCTACAGACCAATGTTTAGTAGAAATTTCTAACTTTGGCTGACAATTATAAATTTTCTAAGTTGACTTCACTAACCATTTCTTATGGTCTATTCCTTCCATAACATCCCCCAAATCAATTATTATAACCCCAATTATAAACTACCCCACATGTAAGCATTCTATTTTCCATGAGATTATCCAATTCTGATCTAAATTTTAATTCAACTTGTATAGACTGCTGATTGCCTATGTATGGCTTCATGCATCATGCAACATACAGCCATGTATAGATTGTACATGGACAGTGCATAGACTAATACATCCTGTTACATAGATTAATATATGAGAGCACATAAGGCCAAACATAGTTTGGTGTCAATCctgcattttcattttttgaggAATTCTACTGTACTCTAATTTCTTACAATGGGGCCAAACCACCTTTTTGGCTTTCTATAAATCCTCCCCTTCCCACTAGTTTCCTTCGCCTTCAACTACCAGCAATACTTCTTTCTACGATCTCCCATAAACTTATCCCACAAACTCATCTCAGAAAATCTTCCCAGTCCAACAGAGCAATGCAGCCCAATGAAATTGCTGAGCTTCATTTGTTATTTCCTTCCAACTCAACACAATATCCTCCCAATTTTGGCTTAACTAGTAACTACCCACCAGCTTATCAATTTAGCAGGTTCCCCAACCCTTTATACCAACTCAATACCGCACCCCAAGTTCAAGAACTGAATCCACAGTCAACATGTTTCAGCAGTAACTCGACATCTGATGAAGCAGATGAGCAACAACTAAGCATAATAAACGAGAGGAAGCAAAGAAGAATGATTTCAAACAGAGAATCTGCAAGGCGATCACGCATGCGCAAACAGAAACACTTGGATGAGCTTTGGTCACAAGTAGTCTGGCTCCGTAACGAGAATCACCAGCTCGTAGACAAGCTTAACCATGTATCAGAGCATCATGACCAAGTACTCCAAGAAAATGTTCAACTCAAAGAAGAAGCTTCAGAGCTTCGTCAAATGCTTACCGACATGAAGCTGAACAGTCCTTATCCATACTTAAGAGAGCTTGACGATGATCCCAGCAGTGACTTGGCCTAAGCATGAATTATGTACTCATATTTCTTCCTCAGTTTCCTGATTTGTTACTGAGATAGATGCTATGATTTTTGTCTTATCTTGATGCCTTTAGCCAATTGTTGTTGTCTCGATCTATATGAATCACAATCCAGTTATTATCCATATGAGTTAACAGTACGCTGCaataaactctaaatattgtcaAAAAAGGCTAGGTTTATTTAAGTCCTGGGAATAGATTCATCCATGACACAGGCCCCAAAAATTTCTGAACTGCGACCACTTAGTAATCGTCTAGTCTATTGACACATGCAGGCACTAACAAGCAAGATTTGCATACAAGAATCTGAACACACAGCTGCTCCATCATAATTTGAAATACTTAAACACTCAACTCCTAAATACAgcaaaattaaatacaataaaaaagcAAAACGAAGATTAATTTCCCTAGAGTGTCATGCAGCATTTCAAGTTGGAAAACAGTAGTTTCTTCAGACAAACTATGCTACCAATTACCAAAATGATTGCCATTAATTGACATCAACCAAACAGAAACCTTTTCTGTTTTTCAAATTTAGTTTTGGCTAAAAACATGCTTGGTGTGGCGTTTAGGGACCACTTCAGTTCCTCTAAGTCGTATTCAGTTCGGCATCTAGGGGACACACTGTTTGTAACAATCTCACCATCAATTTTCAATGCCACAAGGAAATCATGCTTAGTTATATCATCTTTGTCTACGATTTCTTCATTTCAAACAGTACTAACGATGAAAATATACTCTAATTCGAAGATAAATCATGCGTCACTGCCGTACAATGTTTCCATATGGCATTCAAGGAATAGAAATTCACCGCGCATTAGGGATTTAATCTGGATAATGAAATCGAATTCCGAAAACCCACCTTCAAATAATTTCTGTAGTTCGGAGCTAAATCTGCTTCGCGAAAAATGGATCgtttctgaagaaattctttttttccttcaaaAATATATTGCGAGCGGTATTGCAGTTTACTGTGAATTCGGACTCCAAACATTGTTTTGcttttatttcttcttttgttttagTTCCTAttaatattatactcctattaaataatctgatttataattaattactgtatagtagtatgtttttttaataaccAGTCTTTAATTATATTAGAGGGTGCATCCTAAGTTCTGCACAGGGTAGTCATTTGAGTGTGTAAAACACTATATTAACGGAAATTGAGTAGTTGTGTTAATTAGATATGTGTTGATTACTTAAGATTCGTATATGTATTGTTTGGCTTttccaaataattaaaattctgtatttaattataaatgcCAAACTAAATGGTACAGTAGCTAGTTTGATTTTGATATAACTAGGTAAGCAAGCAAATTAAAAGAGAATCATTTAATAAGATGAAAGTTATAAACTTATACCTAAATTAGGAGTATATTATTGTTCCCAACTCGACTtaaaaattgattattgatgcaaaaataaaaaaattggtcAGCCATCGCCGACCTAGTCTTCAAAAGCCTCCTTAGGTTCAATCAAATTTTCGATACCAAGTTTTtaataaggccatccacaataggaatagcccagcaatagcccagccatagcccagccactgccacatcagcagcactaaaaatcctcctgccacatcatcaaaacaagcaaatagctcagtcatagcctagccactaatatccacatcactattaacaaatatatacaaaatgaaataattaacaatcacacaatatgcgaaatttaatttacgagacatatacgggaaaagtttaataatactattaaaattttaaaaagtacaataatttaaaaagtacattaattaaaaaaatacaataataaaaaaaagtacataaattttaaaaaaaatacaataataaaaagtacgttaaaacaagtggtgcgaatgaaaatgacgaacaaagcgcgtatatatagtgtttcgaaaaaaaaaatttattttttcgcgctaggcggtgcgctgggcgatcagggcgctgcaatagcgccgaacggaccgcccagcgccacgcgaccgcccagcgctgcgcggtttctctctccaatcgcccgctgAGCGGCTGTaatagatcgcccagcgaaccgcccagcgccggcgctcggctgggcggtcgctgggcgcctattgtggatggcctaagctAAGTAGCTAACCCACCATTCATGAGAATAGAGGCCTGAGtataagtagtactactattatagtGATTTATATTATTCACGTATTCTTAATATGATCCATAACCcttattaagaaattgtgttctAAAttctaatagtattatttttatataatcaaTAAATGAAAAAGGTCACATAATTTTATAGTATGCCATCGATCTGAATTCTATGGTATTAGATGACCATATGAATACAGAGCAACCGAAGCTTTAATATGACCGTGGTTGTGCATTGATTTCAATAGAAGAATTTCCaaataaaatagatgaaattaaaataagaatcGATGCTTTAaactaaataaatgaaaataatacaggctaatttcttattttttaaattggttataaatttaaaattgaaatttatatataaaaataaaatactcaattatctattttattaattatagaaaataaaatcatttatCGATCATGAATATAAACGTCGATTATTAAGAAATTAGGAGTAATCAACGAGTCTAGTAAGGCGTTTTCATGC from Salvia splendens isolate huo1 chromosome 15, SspV2, whole genome shotgun sequence encodes the following:
- the LOC121768162 gene encoding basic leucine zipper 43-like; the protein is MQPNEIAELHLLFPSNSTQYPPNFGLTSNYPPAYQFSRFPNPLYQLNTAPQVQELNPQSTCFSSNSTSDEADEQQLSIINERKQRRMISNRESARRSRMRKQKHLDELWSQVVWLRNENHQLVDKLNHVSEHHDQVLQENVQLKEEASELRQMLTDMKLNSPYPYLRELDDDPSSDLA